The sequence tacgagttgcggaattggatgtatatgcatagagatgctaacgggagagtgacgaaagaataccttgcggggctggagacatttatgcaccaagcagattcaacaccgctcgcccaagaaagtggtaagatgttctgtccttgtcggaaatgcaacaattcgaaattggcaaaccgtgaaaatgtttggaagcatttaataaatagaggtttcacgccaaattactatatctggtttcaacatggggaaggttataattatgatcagaatgaagctagtagtagtaatagcaattttcaggaagaaccggttaatcatcatttgcataatgaacatagttaccatcaggaggagatggtagattatgatagggttcatgatatggtagctgatgcattcgtagctcatgatgaagatgaagaacctaatatagatgcaaaaattttacggaatgttaaacgcggcgaatcaaccactttacagtggttgtagagaaggtctctctaaattgtcgttggctgctagaatgatgaatattaaaactgatcacaatctacctgaaagttgcatgaacgaatgggcggacttgtttaaagagtatttgccggaagacaatgtgtctgctgattcttattatgagattcagaaattagtttatagtcttgggttgccttcggagatgatagatgtctgcatcgacaactgcatgatctattggggagatgatgagaagctagaagtatgtcgattctgcaagaagccacgattcaagccgcaaggacggggacgtaatagggtaccgtaccaaaggatgtggtacctaccaattacagacagattgaaaagattgtatcaatcagagcagactgctgcaaagatgagatggcatgccgagcatactcagacggatggtgagatgactcatccatcagatgcaagagcctggaaacatttcaacaaagtacatccggattttgctagcaatagccggaatgtgtatctcggattatgcacagatggatttagtccgttcggaatgtcagggagacaatattcattgtggccagtctttcttacgccatacaacctgccaccggagatgtgcatgcaacgggagttgctattcttgacgatattgatacctggtccgaaccatccaaaaaggtccctggatgttttcctacaaccactgataaaagagttgaaggatttgtggtcaacaggggtgaggacgtacgactgttcaacgaagacgaattttacgatgcgagctatgcttttgtggaccataagtgactttcctgcatatgggatgttgtctggatggactacacatgggagattagcttgtccatattgtaatggaacgacagatgcgtttcaactgaagaatggtaggaagacaagttggtttgattgtcatcgtcgatttcttcccattggccatccttaccgaagaaacaagaatttgtttaggcacaaaagggttgtgagagacactcctccaccatatctaactggagaacaaattgaagcacaaatcgactactacggagctaacgaaacagttcgttggggtggtaattggcatgtccctcgtaatatgcctgattcttacggtgttcatcacaactggcacaagaagagtatattttgggagttgccatattggaaggatcttcttctgcgccacaacctcgatgtgatgcatatagagaagaatttctttgagaacatcatgaatacaatattgaatgtcccagggaagacaaaagacaacataaaatcgaggttggacttgccggatatttgctcaagaagcgagttacatattaaaagcaatggacaagttcccgttccgatattcagactgtcttcagaaaaaaagtcggtgttgttcaactgggtggcatcagaagtgaagttccccgatgggtatgtttcaaatctctctagatgtgttgaaaagggtcaaaagttctctgggatgaagagtcatgattgtcatgtctttatgcaacgactactgccctttgcatttgcggagctacttccaacaaacgtacatgaagcacttgcaggttcgtagtgttttatatcacaataattttataacggtctagtttgcaaaataatatacgactaacaatgtgtttaattgtttttggaatataaaaggcattggagcatttttcagggatctgagcacacgcactcttaaagaagaagttgtagaacagcttcaggagaacattcccatcttattgtgcaacttggagaagatatttcctcctggattttttgacgtcatggagcatctagctgtccacctcccatatgaagcattgcttcgtggacctgtacattacggatggatgtatcagtatgagcgagccatgaaatatttgaagggaaaagcaaagaacctcgccaaagttgaaggttctataattgctggaagtttgacggaagaagtttctcacttcacatcgtactactttgcgtcaaaagtacgtacccgtagaagagctccaagaagatatgatgatggtggagttgcgccaacatatgcagttgctggtgttccagacatctttagccagattggacgactcggtgggaagtctaaagaggtttggtggtcgagtgaacaagacgctcatagtgcacacacctatattctactcaattgcgaggatccattgatgcgttattttgaaaggtaacatatatggacacttcaaaacacatataattaattatataattgcaagagattcattcctatgaaatgtgattaattttacagcctatttgtttctcaagtcgaagaaacatttcctggtatatccacaagtgacgtagacaaaaggaaagatcagcacttcattaagtggttgcggaatcaggtattataactcaaactattttttcatacatgatttgtattttaatgttctctttatttttgcaggttgattatgacgacgatgcagattatcctaagtggttacacgaagtaattcaatctccacttgtaaaggtcaccacatcacagatgtatttcacacgaggctacacttttcacacatatgagtatggtagacagcgggcgaccagtaactatggaatatgtgtgaaaggggaaacagatttctacgggatcttgacggagattattgaagtcgaatttccagggatactgaagctgaaatgcgtcatcttcaaatgtgaatggttcgaccccgtcgtcaacagaggtgttcggtctaacaaatttggtgtagttgatgtcaacggtggacgtcggtacaacaaattcgagcctttcatcttagcttcacaagcagaccaagttagcttccttccataccctcggatgagagattcgggtataaattggttagcagtgatcaaagttacacctcgaggacgaatcatcagtggagaagaaccaccattgcaagaagaacagataaatgaagtcgaggaacctgaacaagaaattgatgacatccttctcattgatccgcataatcacgaatacgaagatcttaccgatgatgccacagacgaagctgtagaagacgagtttaatgaaaatgatgatatttctagtgatgacgagaatgtcgatgtatccgattgatgtatttgattttgtgtagtttgttttatgaataaggtaatgtgagagtttgttttatgaataaggtaatgtgggagtttgttttatgaataagaaattgtgggagtttgttttataaataagtaaatgtgggaattgtggtttggaatggaaataaagatggggtttggaatatatgaagtagaagataaggaatatggggttttggggtttggggtttcggattttagggatttaaacgtactgctcgttaattcctcgtaatttgacgtcgaatgtacgacgtaatcctcgtttattccacgtaggacaaatcgtcgtaaagaactcGTTAGCTTACGTGGAAATAACgacgaaagtaaaaaaaataaagaaagcgaaacccgttaattccacgtaggacggaatcgtcgtaaagacctcgaaaggtaaattgacgtaaataccacgtaaagtaaatgacgaaggaggcactcgttaattccacgtaggatgatttcgtcgtaaacacctcgtaacagaaatcgtcgtaaaaacctcgtagacttaaaaactagaaaaaaaggaaaagaagagagacaccagatttacatgtggcaagacttcgagcaattataatacttaagtctcgcccacataaattctaatatcttcttctctttctttttttccaaatatttctaatttggtgAAAAGCGAGACTagctacttcctcatagtataaaaactagaaaaaagaaaaaaaagaaagatactggaattatatgtggcgagacttaagtctcacccacataaattctaatatcttcttttcttcttttttttcaaatatttctaatttgaaaagtattttggtgagaagtgtgatttgagatagggtgtgttttgtgagtttgtgtgtggtttgagaaggaaagttgtgggtatttatagaaaataaaggctcgctaattcctcgtaactgtttaactcgttaattccacgtaacccatttcgtcgtaaaaaTGTCGTaaacgaaaacgcgggcctttgtatttcgtcgctatttcgtcgtaaatgaaaacgcgggcctctgtaattcctcgtaagtttacgaggaaattacgaggacaagtaatcttatatatatcctgagcgagctcgctccgtctttcctctccacttcctctccatttcctccctaattcgtagcaatggtaagtctctctaattcctctctagtttgattagtttaggatagattaggtggttagtatagggaatttagataggtttacggatcttatgttatttagtgttgattaggtggataatgttgggaagtatattgttcacgaaaatttaaaaattaaatttttttctcaggttcgaaaaggtagacttactgcccattacagagagatgttcggtgagccgggtagtcgtttagacccgtcgtcttcttcagctcccggttcttcgggtcaggagactgtccccgagactcagtacactcagagagtcattggatctccttcttctagtgcaccatcggttcctcacgtgcctccccagatggctcctcctcctgtgcctcctcgatgccggcacctccgatgcccgcggccgagattcatcccgatttgatggtgcctccgagtgctccttactcgcagtacaccgtagaggacattctccgtctgccaggcagagaaggtttaccagtcatcgaccccgaccgaccggacggaactttatggtatgtttcattatttttttattctttttaaattcttttataactttaaaaaataatttatattttaaatttgtatttttcaggtgggggattgacggatgtcttgcatcggacgtaaccgacacgataaaaggttacttctccatgccacatccgaactggaaaacgacgccccactacgtcagaaagacgtggttcaaaatttacgctgtaagttctattaattaaatatatatctttaaatttttttattatttatatatatatttttttctgaaaaactaattataaattattttttccaacagcaaaaatataattgggccttggggatcactgagagggtgaggaagaagtttgtcgcgaaggcgaaagttcgcttgttggacacggtctccaactggaagggtgactggatcgtgaaggggtatgagcgtggcaaacccgctgagctcaccacggatgtctgggatggcctcatccgatattggcgtcttcctgattccattagaatcgcccagtcttgctctaactcccgtaacacagtcgatgagcacgggaacgggccgatgcttcacactacgggccaaaaaccccacgccggtgtccgtttggaaatggtaattaaaaatttaattatattaaatttttagtatatttttatatatattctaattaacaactttcttaaatgtttttttaggccaaagagacgggagaattcccgtctcttatgcaactttacgagaggacccacaagaacaaggcgggccgatttatagatggcaagtccgagcaaatctacaacgatttggctgctcgggttgaagaacgccagacccagctgacccaacagtccaccgatggattacccgtcaccttatccacacctgaagtggataagctttacgaggaggtaaattttctaaaattttaattttttaaatattcatttaatttaactttaaatttttactaacaaaatttattttttgtttttaaggttgtccctaaaaaaagggacggacgttggggattggttccgtcaacgatgttccgagagcgacatcgtcttatgttcagcgacgggatgatgaagtctctcagctgcgtagggagtccgaagagctgcgtagagagtctactcagctgcgatctcgtatgggtggactcgagggcttcttggacgttgtagcggccacaaatccggaatgggcgactttgttgaggaacatgcgacaacaaaatcctatcccaggccagtcaccgaccgacgactcacatgccgaggcggatgttcaggcgaggagtgatgaattctacgaggcgattaacgaccacccttagttctttttaatttcggttcttgtattatgaattcaaaacttatttatatataaaatattttggttttgatttttttagaattttaattttattaataatttaaataatttaaattatatttataattataattttttatatttctataaaataatgaaacgaagtaaattcgtagctaattttgcggcttctttacgtggaagcttaacgtggtttttacgaggaaacatttacaagaaaataacgtggaaatctatcaaggtttttacgttttctttacgtggaaagctgtcaaggtattcacgtttattttacgagtatttatttacgtgggttttacgaggaaagtttttcgtggtatttacgaggaaacttagcgacgtccttacgtggaatctttacgtggtctttacgacgaaatatcctccttcgcttttacgacgaaattatttcctcgctaccttacgacgaaatagcgaggatatatgcgttacgacaaacgtataacgacgaaacgggtttcctcgctaattcgtcgtaacactgcttttacgacaaagtaacgaggaaaactgccctcgtaaaacttgtgttttcttgtagtgcccAACCAATCAATCGAGCAATTACGTGCTCACAAAACTTGCAACTTTacattaaaaacattaaacaaaCTAGCTTAACAAATATGATTAGAATTATTATGTTCTCTAGCTCCTAgtagattcgatccctaagtactacatctgaacctcttatttgaaagagtaattcactccttatggtaatttgagtgatatcaagtAACCCCATCGTCATAACCATCCTTTGCATTATCAATGGCTCTGGATTTTGGAGATTAGAAGATTGAGAGATTCGAGAATTAGAAAATTTAGGTTTTGCGGAAGAGGGGATGATTTAAATGTTTACAGATGTAAAACAACATCATTTCGTTAATGTTTAATCAGTTTTTAAAACGACAATGTTTAGCGAGTTAACAAACGTTTACAGGTTTAACAATTGATTTTTCTGGTTTCTTAAATGGCCTAGTCAACAAAAAATGAGAGTAAAAATTACCAATATTTGAAAGTtggaatatttttttggttcaaacaTGAGTTCAAGGTTTTTTTAGCTTTAATTTGAAAGTTCAagatttttaggtttttttttctaataaaaaagaaagaagaaatcgCAGAGAAGTTGAAAAACTGAGAGAATGAGAACATattttgaagaagaaaagaaatctGAGAAGACGAAAATATTTCAATGAAGAAAAAGAGATCTGAAATCTGAGAAGGAAAACAGatttcgaagaagaagaagaacatatctgagaagaagaaacaagagattcaagaaggagaagagaagagaacatATTTCTAACGGGGAGCAAAAAATCAATGAAAATTCAAAGAAAATGTAGAAGAGATTTTGAGAGatttgaagaggaagaaggagaaggagaaggagaagagatttgagaagaaaaagaatagagagaagaagagagatgcATAAGTTAAGAATTGTAATAGAGTGAAGAAGATTAAGTTTAAAGTATGAATGGTAGAGTTTGTAATTAGGTTGATGTTTTAAGGTTTTTGGTCTTTTGACAAATTTTCGAATGACTAGAATGTATAACAAAAGTTGGTTTATTACTAGAGTGttgaacatctttttaaaatgACTAGAATGTTTGGACACCCATAGTAAATGACTGTAAGGGTCTttgcttaatttttttaaattaaaattatttttaaacatataatctaCATCACTAATTAAAATTATACATCACCAACACAATAGAAACTAAACCGTCTCTTCTCTTGAGTTAACTAAATcgaagtttaaaaaaaaaactaactaagAACATTGTTTTCTCGTCTCGAAGAAGGAACCgtcgaagaaaaaaaaaaccatctcTTCTCCCACTCTTCGTCATCGACATTGTCTGTGTTAACTTCCTCTTCGTCGAAGTAGCTCTCTGTCGACATTGTCTGTGTTAACTTCCTCTTCCGCGAGGATACTCTCACTCTTCGTCATCGACAGAATTCTGAACTCGTTTATAAGAAATCATCTTTGCCGCCATCTTCGCCGCATTCCTATCTACGAGTTCGTCTTTCCGGTAGGATATCGCGacgttatatattgtgttttgttgagtttgtgggtcagttatgtattatattttatctgaTTTATATATGGTTACGAATGAGATATGGTTGTGTTGCGGctgtgattttgttttgttgggGGTTTCGTTGCGTCTGAGTTAGGGTTTTGCTGCGGCTGAGTTATGGTTatgttatggctgagttatatTTGTGTCGTGAATAACGTAATGTTATGTTATGCTTTTGTTACTCTTATGATGCGGCTGAGTTACTGTTTTGTTGGAGCTGATTTTATTGTTTGATTATATGATCAGATGGATGCTGCTGAAGTTAAATCAGGGGATTACCCACCAAAACTTTACCCTGAAGGGTCTTCTAACCTAGATGGTAAAGTGATTAATCACAATTTCCATCCAGGGCATTTCCCCCACGTTAGAGAAACAATAGGACTTGATGTGTGGGAAGAACTGGTGAACTCTCCCATTGGAGTAGTTGCTAGGCTAGCTGAACGCAAAAGCATGTGGTCTGGTAGGACCGTGCACTATCTACTGTGTAGACAGCTGCGAGTTATAAAGAAGGAGATATGGTGTCTCGTGGCTGATGAGGCTATCAGGTTTAGCTTGCTCGAGTTTGGTGAGATCACTGGGCTAAACACAGGTCCATTGCCAACAGAAAAATTTGATCCTAGTCAATACAACGAGTTTTGGGGGGAGTTGAAAGTGCCACTTGGGATGGGACCAAAGTTAGATGAACTGAAGGCAGCATTAGCGTTCTGTCCGCGTTGGAGTTTTGAAAAGCGCAAGTGGTTGGGGCTGCTACTTCTTCAAGCCATGGAAGTCTATTGTTTGCATCACAATTCAGGGATACCCTTTCAAAGTGCAATAAAGGTATTCTACGATGAAGCCATGAGGTCGTATCCATGGAGTCAGACTGCATACGAAGTTCTAATTGACTCTATTAAAACGTTGGCTCCAGATGGAGGTTCATACACAATAAGCGGCATGAAGGACGCATTATTGATTTGGGCTTATGAATCCGTCACATGCTTCGGTGAGAGTTTTGGGAGAGTGATCATTAACGAAGACGTTCCGCTTTTGCGATGGGGTGGAAAGTGTACACGTGCAAGCTTTGATAAGTTGTTGTCTTCCGAAATCGAAAAGCATGGCGAGGTAAGATTTAACGctgaattaatttatttgatggctGAGTTCGTACTTACTTAATGGCTGAGTTATGTATTAAATTACGGCTGAATTATGTTAATTGATGCCTGAGTTATGTGTTAAATGACGGCTGAATTATTTTAGTTGATGGCTGAGTTTTGTGTTAGTTTGGAGGCTGAGTTTTGTTATAACCTGGTGTTGCAGGTGCGTGTGAGGAGAATAGTTTTGAAGGACTCAATTGAAGAGATGTTTCCTATTTGGCCGGGTGAAGATGACACCCACAACTCGTTAGGTTGATAACAGACATACATTCAGGTAGATTTGTAAAAGGTTTGTGGGAAGTGCAGGGGAATGCAAAGGGGAAGGGGAAGGTGAAGGGGAAGGGGAATGAGAAGAAGAGAATGAAGGGTGGAGTTTTGTCAGAAGCTGAGCCACCCActaagaagcagaagaaagtTAAGACACAGAATGAGTCTGAAGCTGATGCAGCGGGAAATGAGTCTGAAgctgatgcagcgggaaagggTTCTAGCGAGAAGGAAGGTAGCAAAGAGTTGGAGTTGGAGAACAAAACGACTCTAACGACCATTGTGAATACTCTGGATATTATTTCCAGAAAATTTGATCATGTTGACTCACGGTTGGAAGCTTACGAGTTAGACCGGAACATACCATTGATGGACCAAAAGACCATTGATGACAGGGTGAATGCTTTACTGGAGGAGCGTCTGAAAGATCTGGGGATTAGGAAAATTCCCGAAAACCATGATAACccctctccaccattatcaaaCCCCTCTCCACCATTATCGAAGGCATCACCGGTGGTTCGAACGCATCAGAAGTCTGTCAATAGTCCAGCGTTAGTAGATGCGGCTCCTCGACCGAAAAAGAATTTGGCCAAGGAGCTTGAAAAGGAATCAGGGGTGAAAAGGGATTTGGATGAGGAGTTTGGTAGTGTCGATAAAGATATTGATATGCGGCCTCTTGATTTCCTAGTAATTTCTCCTGCATAGGCTACTAAGGATGATAAGTCTACTAAGGATGATAAGGCTGCTAAGGATCCAGCCTATGGACGCGGCTGCAGGCGCACGCGTATTGTTAAGGGTGAGGAAGCcgatgagaagaaaaaaacagcGCAGGCAGATGCTGCGTTTAAGAGGAAGGAGAAGGCTGAGGCTAAGAAAAAAGCTGCtgaggaaaagaaaaaagaggctGAAGCTAAGAAAACAGTGGCCGCAGCTAAGAAAAAAGTGGCTGAGGCTAAGAAAAAAGTGGCTGAGCTAAAGAAGCAAAGCCAGGCTAGGTCAAAGTACAAAAAGGTGACTCCACCGCGTGACGGTGTAACAAGATGCAATGTACAACCTGATGTAGAGGATAGTTCATTGGCTGATATAACTGATGAAGTTGTTGTAGAACAGAACGAATTCGCGCCGGAGTCTGATGTCGAGAATTCTGAATTGGTTAGATCTGCCATAATTAAGGAATTCTGGGAGAAATATGTTCAGTTAACTTCAAAAGGGTTGTCAACGACGGCAGTTTCTTCATCATTTGATTTTCCGACGGTAGGACATGATGGAACGACGTGTATGAGGAAGAATGTTACTCCTTCATCAGCAATATATGACCCTCTAGCACCTGATTATCCGGCGCTATTGGAGAAACTTATGCAACACATCAAGGCAATTCCACCCAAACCACCAGCACCACCAGGTAAAAAAGAAGTACTAACAGCTGATCATGAAAGTGACTTCTACAGCATACTCATCCATGAGAGACCGTGGCCGGAGACTGAGTATGGATGGGTGTTTGATAATGTAAGTCTTTATAatggctgagttatatattattttattttattaaggcTGTGTTATCTAATTtttacggctgagttatatattattttattatataacgctgagttatatattcttttattatataacggctgagttatatatttgattacGACTGACTTGTTCATATTATTTATGTAGCATATTGTGGCGTATATGAACGTCCTCATTAAAAGGTCCATGCGAGAGCCCACTCCATTTTGGTCCAAGCGGATTGCCTTCGTTGACGGTTGGTGGCAAAGTTCTTTGATTCACGATTACGGTCAGTTCAAGATGAAACCCACAATGTTCATGTTCAAAGGCAATGGTTATGAAGTTATGATAAATGGTAGGATTCCCAATCATTGTCGAACAAACTTGAGGTGGTATGATGATGTGGATCACTTGTACGGATATCTTCAAACCGGCAGAAATCACTGGGTTACGTATCACGTGGatctgaagaaggagaagattgATTGCTACGATCCAATCTTTGGTGAGGTAACACCCGAAATTCAGCAGAGAATTCTGAATTCATTTAAACCGCTGACGCACATGATTCCCGCTATGTTGAGTGTACATATTCCTGCCAATATCAGACCCATTAGCAGGAAGAAGTTCTCATTCAGAAGGAGGAGCAAAAAATACACTCCACAAAACACCCAGATTGGCGATTGTGGGGTGTATTCGTTGAAGTTTGTGGAGTGTCTAGCGCTTGGTGTAACGTTTGATGGGATAAACGATCAAAATATTCAAGGTTTACGGATGAAGATGGCAGCAGATATCCTCGCTGAAGGAGGAAATATTCAAATGTCTAGCGCTTGGTGTACTtaacttttgttgttgttgttttatgATGAACTTATGTTGTTATTTTTTACTTGACTTATGTtgttattataaaatttgactCAGTCTT comes from Brassica rapa cultivar Chiifu-401-42 chromosome A02, CAAS_Brap_v3.01, whole genome shotgun sequence and encodes:
- the LOC103848585 gene encoding uncharacterized protein LOC103848585 gives rise to the protein MDAAEVKSGDYPPKLYPEGSSNLDGKVINHNFHPGHFPHVRETIGLDVWEELVNSPIGVVARLAERKSMWSGRTVHYLLCRQLRVIKKEIWCLVADEAIRFSLLEFGEITGLNTGPLPTEKFDPSQYNEFWGELKVPLGMGPKLDELKAALAFCPRWSFEKRKWLGLLLLQAMEVYCLHHNSGIPFQSAIKVFYDEAMRSYPWSQTAYEVLIDSIKTLAPDGGSYTISGMKDALLIWAYESVTCFGESFGRVIINEDVPLLRWGGKCTRASFDKLLSSEIEKHGELMAEFCVSLEAEFCYNLVLQGNAKGKGKVKGKGNEKKRMKGGVLSEAEPPTKKQKKVKTQNESEADAAGNESEADAAGKGSSEKEGSKELELENKTTLTTIVNTLDIISRKFDHVDSRLEAYELDRNIPLMDQKTIDDRVNALLEERLKDLGIRKIPENHDNPSPPLSNPSPPLSKASPVVRTHQKSVNSPALVDAAPRPKKNLAKELEKESGATKDDKSTKDDKAAKDPAYGRGCRRTRIVKGEEADEKKKTAQADAAFKRKEKAEAKKKAAEEKKKEAEAKKTVAAAKKKVAEAKKKVAELKKQSQARSKYKKVTPPRDGVTRCNVQPDVEDSSLADITDEVVVEQNEFAPESDVENSELVRSAIIKEFWEKYVQLTSKGLSTTAVSSSFDFPTVGHDGTTCMRKNVTPSSAIYDPLAPDYPALLEKLMQHIKAIPPKPPAPPGKKEVLTADHESDFYSILIHERPWPETEYGWVFDNHIVAYMNVLIKRSMREPTPFWSKRIAFVDGWWQSSLIHDYGQFKMKPTMFMFKGNGYEVMINGRIPNHCRTNLRWYDDVDHLYGYLQTGRNHWVTYHVDLKKEKIDCYDPIFGERHLFKWADECLVEEVDDIKSLISGMNKDISEFRVNVALLQKEIEVMKTASGGKGEECMSQGRCLRNVFVCGVGMSLLCYYYYFV